A genomic window from Sulfurimonas sp. hsl 1-7 includes:
- a CDS encoding putative metalloprotease CJM1_0395 family protein produces the protein MQIGSNNSYNTIGANVYQQSQNTNKEDKKESSTQKDSKSSNNNLLKLDASEQQQVNKLQARDSEVRAHEAAHKAAGGGLAGSASFSYQKGPDGKMYAIGGEVPISFKEGSTPQETITNARQVVAAAMAPANPSPQDYSVASSARMVEMQAQQELVKELQDKLNAKDAYSSNQASNSQNNTQNLDIAI, from the coding sequence ATGCAAATAGGTTCAAATAACTCTTACAATACAATTGGTGCAAATGTTTATCAACAATCTCAAAACACTAATAAAGAGGATAAAAAAGAATCATCTACGCAAAAAGACTCAAAATCATCAAATAATAACCTACTAAAACTAGATGCTTCAGAGCAACAGCAAGTTAATAAACTTCAAGCCAGAGATAGTGAGGTACGTGCACATGAGGCTGCACATAAGGCAGCAGGTGGTGGACTTGCAGGTTCTGCATCCTTTTCTTACCAAAAAGGGCCTGATGGTAAAATGTATGCTATTGGTGGTGAGGTTCCAATCTCTTTTAAAGAGGGTTCCACTCCACAAGAGACTATAACAAACGCCAGACAAGTAGTTGCTGCTGCAATGGCACCCGCAAACCCAAGTCCGCAAGATTACTCGGTCGCTTCATCTGCACGAATGGTAGAGATGCAAGCGCAGCAAGAACTTGTTAAAGAGCTACAAGATAAACTCAATGCCAAAGATGCTTATAGTTCCAATCAAGCATCAAATTCTCAAAATAATACTCAAAACTTAGATATTGCTATATAA
- a CDS encoding DUF4395 domain-containing protein: MGFLPEYGEKVPGYEVRVLNEREARAAAALLFVGAFIGLTNGVMLQTAVFSKYFITFFTIDFLIRILNPRYAPSLMVGRFFVQNQTPEYVGATQKRFAWGLGFIIAVPMFYYLVISFEPNPLKVLVCLICMFLLFFEAAFSICIGCKMFNLFMKEKATHCPGGVCEFRVKEDVQKFNPLQKIILIVTIVGALYGTYAYFTELKDRTIFVKKMKELFMSDEALEQMQYEKDMAEFDEEEF, translated from the coding sequence ATGGGGTTTTTACCGGAATATGGAGAAAAAGTTCCAGGATATGAAGTAAGAGTACTTAACGAGCGTGAAGCTAGAGCTGCGGCAGCTTTACTTTTTGTAGGAGCATTTATCGGTTTAACAAACGGTGTTATGCTTCAAACAGCAGTATTTTCAAAGTATTTCATCACTTTTTTTACTATAGATTTTTTAATTAGAATACTAAACCCTCGCTATGCACCTAGCTTAATGGTGGGACGCTTTTTTGTACAAAATCAAACACCTGAATATGTAGGTGCAACACAAAAGCGTTTTGCATGGGGACTTGGTTTTATCATAGCAGTACCGATGTTTTATTATCTGGTGATTAGTTTTGAGCCAAATCCGCTAAAAGTATTAGTGTGTTTAATTTGTATGTTTTTACTCTTTTTTGAAGCTGCATTTTCAATCTGTATAGGGTGTAAAATGTTTAATCTGTTTATGAAAGAAAAAGCGACACATTGCCCGGGCGGTGTATGTGAGTTTAGAGTAAAAGAGGATGTACAAAAGTTTAACCCACTGCAAAAGATAATTTTAATTGTGACAATAGTGGGTGCGTTATATGGAACGTATGCATACTTTACAGAGTTAAAAGACAGAACTATTTTTGTGAAAAAAATGAAAGAGCTTTTCATGTCAGATGAGGCACTAGAACAGATGCAGTATGAAAAAGATATGGCAGAATTCGATGAGGAAGAGTTTTAA
- a CDS encoding nitrous oxide reductase accessory protein NosL, protein MLKNIILALFLIGFAGCSQKSEMTHKAHPKPKAMFQSVSEKDAVLVQEGKEKYHCHLCGMNLVKFYKTGYIAEDANRKYQYCSIHCLADHLNQGVELKNPQVINVTTLKPIPVLEAYYVVGSNVRGTMSRVSKYGFSTLEAAKQFQKKHGGEIMDFNGALKEAQKDFQ, encoded by the coding sequence ATGTTGAAAAATATAATTTTAGCGCTGTTTTTAATAGGATTCGCAGGTTGTAGTCAAAAATCTGAGATGACACACAAGGCACATCCAAAACCAAAAGCTATGTTTCAGTCAGTAAGTGAAAAAGATGCTGTACTGGTACAAGAAGGGAAAGAAAAATATCACTGTCATTTATGTGGTATGAATCTAGTGAAGTTTTATAAAACTGGCTATATTGCAGAGGATGCAAATCGTAAATATCAGTACTGCTCTATTCACTGTCTGGCTGATCATTTAAATCAAGGTGTAGAGTTGAAAAATCCACAAGTTATCAATGTAACTACTCTAAAGCCTATTCCTGTGCTTGAAGCTTACTATGTAGTTGGAAGCAATGTAAGAGGGACTATGAGCCGTGTGAGTAAATACGGTTTCAGTACTTTGGAAGCGGCAAAACAATTTCAGAAAAAACATGGTGGAGAGATCATGGATTTTAACGGTGCTTTAAAAGAGGCACAAAAAGATTTTCAGTAG
- a CDS encoding redoxin family protein — protein sequence MFKKKIIHYAKELLFVILFMTLIANILSLYKSQDLNKEALKITTFKLIDNSKYQIDNTKPLLIHFWATWCPTCKLESSNIELLSKYYNVVTIAVNSGSDYEVHSYLKERDLNFKVVNDTNSELSKIFNIQAYPTTFIYDKKQNLVFGEVGYTSTFGLFLRMWWVDFLK from the coding sequence ATGTTCAAAAAGAAAATAATTCACTATGCAAAAGAACTGCTTTTTGTTATTCTGTTTATGACTCTTATAGCTAATATACTAAGTTTGTATAAAAGTCAGGACTTAAATAAAGAAGCTTTAAAAATCACTACTTTTAAACTTATAGATAATTCAAAATATCAAATAGACAACACTAAACCTTTGCTTATACATTTTTGGGCTACATGGTGTCCTACATGTAAACTTGAATCTTCAAATATAGAGCTATTATCTAAATACTATAATGTTGTTACAATTGCTGTTAACTCTGGAAGCGACTATGAGGTTCACTCCTATCTTAAAGAGAGAGATTTAAATTTTAAAGTAGTAAACGACACAAACTCGGAACTTTCTAAAATATTTAACATTCAAGCATATCCTACTACATTTATCTATGATAAAAAGCAAAACTTAGTTTTTGGAGAAGTTGGTTATACAAGTACTTTTGGATTGTTTTTACGAATGTGGTGGGTAGATTTTCTAAAATAA
- a CDS encoding molybdopterin-dependent oxidoreductase, with the protein MYLESRRTFLKGAAFTVAGAAIAKGVFTTDAIAESVEESKFTNTPDSLSFYPPMEEWSDFKELDGDDWKRGGIDRHGVRSESNPDGIEVNDYTIVPTACSNCEASCGLTAWIDKKSFTVKKYMGNPLHPGSRGRNCAKGYATQSQMYDPDRIAFPLKRAPGSARGEGKWIRTTWDEAMTTIGKKMGDTLAKGDELSKKSVMFHVGRPNENGFTGKVWHTLGCDAFNSHTNICSSGGRTPTIQWANDDRTSPDWANAKLIFLNSSHAADAGHYFQQSASFIADARAKGAKLVVMDPRMSNSAGMADLWIAAWPGTEPLIYLYLTQRILNEGKVNRDFVKKWMNWEVFLDNKKYLEYMVEKGYISKVPTKNDFDAFLDTIKELYTPYTLEHVSKETHVPAYKLEKLYEMFIWAGTSISSYFWRATAAGNRGGWMSGRTGYLPIALRGAIGPEGGTFFHHWHVISVAGKGGAATVGQGKRGANVAPVDVYNELTWPPEWPLSTYELSFLLPHLLTDTEWQKKWQAKGLNVPTKLAVWIPRMYNPVWINPDGFRWLEVLKDEKKMELTFNLSPTWSETNWHVDYILPVGLAGERHDQHSEATMPARWTSFRQPVMRVALEKAGWKPTNPNRATLEAHIKAGLGEVWEENEFWFDMCVNYIDPTGKLGIKKMWESKKNPGKPVTIAEWYDAAFGDNLPNLKATATSDARYKDKEYPVYEYMRDHGAWMEESKIYSAQEREIKEEGNNYIAHGKKYNKHHVHIDKRTGVMSVEHDGKKHSIGIEIDGKKMEGFATMDKKLDFFCEWLADDWKWPEYAIPFYPRTPEEKKRMEHIVSHVDHTYMTEENSYALNTVFRLPYNIHTRSANSKHLMEISQNHDPIWISTKDAKRQGFKRGDAIRVRIVDSVTGLESGHFVAMAVPTEGVLPGTLACSHHGGRWKLVNSVSIPNGVTDGKVASQPVARNMNDPQFMAAKVENAGTAEGQIKIEDYDGTSGLNSFGVPTAELVMDGKVGKLKYTQGIVPFHTERFADYNRDSGNIWWDGLSGSWQNAVAAAHPDPISGMHCWHQKVILEPAQAGDKIGDIYVNYENNFKIYQGWRDQLTRPLNENDKLRRPQHIKRPWVPLSDKAYKVEIKA; encoded by the coding sequence ATGTATTTAGAAAGTAGAAGAACATTTTTAAAAGGTGCTGCATTTACTGTTGCTGGTGCTGCAATTGCAAAGGGTGTTTTTACAACTGATGCTATCGCTGAATCTGTTGAAGAGAGCAAATTTACTAATACTCCGGATTCATTATCATTCTATCCTCCAATGGAAGAGTGGTCAGATTTTAAAGAATTAGATGGTGATGATTGGAAACGTGGTGGTATTGATCGTCACGGTGTAAGAAGTGAATCAAATCCGGATGGTATCGAAGTTAATGATTATACAATCGTTCCAACTGCATGTTCAAACTGTGAGGCTTCTTGTGGTTTAACTGCATGGATCGATAAAAAATCATTCACAGTTAAAAAATATATGGGTAACCCACTGCACCCAGGTTCTCGTGGTAGAAACTGTGCAAAAGGTTACGCTACACAATCTCAAATGTACGATCCGGATCGTATTGCATTCCCATTAAAGCGTGCTCCAGGTTCTGCTCGTGGTGAAGGTAAATGGATCCGTACTACATGGGATGAAGCTATGACTACTATCGGTAAGAAGATGGGAGATACATTAGCTAAAGGTGACGAGTTATCTAAAAAATCTGTAATGTTCCACGTTGGTCGTCCAAATGAGAACGGATTTACTGGTAAAGTATGGCATACACTTGGTTGTGATGCATTCAATTCACATACAAACATCTGTTCATCAGGTGGTCGTACACCAACAATTCAATGGGCAAATGACGATAGAACATCTCCGGATTGGGCTAACGCTAAGTTAATTTTCCTTAACTCTTCTCACGCTGCTGATGCTGGTCACTATTTCCAACAGTCAGCTTCATTTATCGCTGATGCAAGAGCTAAAGGTGCAAAACTTGTAGTTATGGACCCACGTATGTCTAACTCTGCTGGTATGGCAGACCTTTGGATTGCTGCATGGCCTGGTACTGAGCCTTTAATCTATCTATACTTAACACAAAGAATTCTTAACGAAGGTAAAGTAAACCGTGATTTCGTTAAAAAATGGATGAACTGGGAAGTATTCTTAGATAACAAAAAATACTTAGAGTATATGGTAGAAAAAGGGTATATCTCTAAAGTACCTACTAAGAACGATTTCGATGCATTCTTAGATACTATTAAAGAGTTATATACTCCATATACATTAGAGCACGTTTCAAAAGAGACACACGTTCCTGCATATAAACTAGAGAAACTTTATGAAATGTTTATCTGGGCTGGTACTTCAATCTCTTCTTACTTCTGGCGTGCAACTGCTGCTGGTAACCGTGGTGGTTGGATGAGTGGTAGAACTGGTTATTTACCAATTGCTCTTCGTGGTGCTATCGGACCAGAGGGTGGTACTTTCTTCCACCACTGGCACGTAATTTCTGTTGCTGGTAAAGGTGGGGCTGCTACTGTTGGTCAAGGTAAACGTGGTGCTAACGTTGCTCCTGTAGATGTTTACAACGAATTAACTTGGCCGCCTGAATGGCCATTATCAACTTACGAGTTATCATTCTTGTTACCACACCTCCTAACTGATACAGAGTGGCAAAAGAAATGGCAAGCTAAAGGACTTAACGTTCCAACTAAACTTGCTGTATGGATTCCTCGTATGTATAACCCGGTATGGATTAACCCGGATGGTTTCAGATGGTTAGAGGTTCTTAAAGATGAAAAGAAAATGGAACTTACTTTCAACCTTTCACCAACTTGGTCTGAAACAAACTGGCATGTTGACTATATCTTACCTGTTGGTTTAGCTGGTGAGCGTCACGATCAACACTCTGAAGCAACAATGCCTGCAAGATGGACTTCATTCCGTCAACCGGTAATGAGAGTTGCATTAGAAAAAGCTGGATGGAAACCGACTAACCCTAACCGTGCTACACTTGAAGCACACATCAAAGCTGGTCTTGGTGAAGTTTGGGAAGAGAATGAGTTCTGGTTTGATATGTGTGTTAACTACATCGATCCAACTGGTAAACTTGGTATCAAGAAAATGTGGGAATCTAAAAAGAATCCTGGTAAACCTGTTACAATTGCTGAGTGGTATGATGCTGCATTTGGTGATAACTTACCAAATCTTAAAGCAACTGCTACATCTGATGCAAGATACAAAGATAAAGAATACCCAGTTTATGAGTATATGAGAGATCACGGTGCTTGGATGGAAGAGAGTAAAATCTACTCTGCACAAGAGCGTGAGATTAAAGAAGAGGGTAATAACTATATCGCTCACGGTAAAAAATATAACAAACATCACGTACATATTGATAAACGTACAGGTGTTATGTCTGTTGAGCATGATGGTAAAAAACACTCTATCGGTATCGAGATTGACGGTAAGAAAATGGAAGGTTTCGCAACAATGGATAAGAAACTTGACTTCTTCTGTGAGTGGTTAGCTGATGACTGGAAATGGCCAGAATATGCAATTCCATTCTATCCGAGAACACCGGAAGAGAAAAAAAGAATGGAACACATCGTATCTCATGTAGACCATACATATATGACTGAAGAGAACTCGTATGCGTTAAATACTGTATTCCGTTTACCGTACAACATTCATACACGTTCTGCGAACTCTAAACACTTAATGGAGATCTCGCAAAACCACGATCCAATCTGGATCTCAACTAAAGATGCTAAGCGTCAAGGTTTCAAACGTGGTGATGCTATCCGTGTTAGAATCGTGGATTCAGTAACTGGTTTAGAGTCTGGTCACTTTGTTGCTATGGCTGTACCAACTGAAGGTGTATTACCAGGTACTTTAGCTTGTTCACACCACGGTGGTAGATGGAAACTTGTTAACTCTGTAAGTATCCCTAACGGTGTTACTGACGGTAAAGTTGCTTCTCAACCGGTTGCAAGAAATATGAATGACCCTCAATTCATGGCTGCTAAAGTAGAAAATGCAGGTACTGCAGAAGGTCAAATTAAAATTGAAGATTACGATGGTACAAGTGGATTAAACAGCTTTGGTGTTCCAACTGCTGAACTTGTAATGGATGGTAAAGTAGGTAAACTGAAATATACTCAAGGTATCGTACCTTTCCATACTGAACGTTTTGCTGACTATAACCGTGATAGCGGAAATATCTGGTGGGATGGTCTAAGTGGTTCATGGCAAAATGCTGTAGCTGCTGCACACCCGGATCCAATTTCTGGTATGCACTGTTGGCACCAAAAAGTTATTTTAGAGCCTGCTCAAGCTGGTGATAAAATAGGTGACATCTATGTTAACTATGAAAATAACTTCAAAATTTACCAAGGATGGAGAGACCAACTTACTCGTCCACTAAACGAGAACGATAAGTTACGTCGTCCACAACACATTAAGCGTCCATGGGTTCCACTATCGGACAAAGCTTATAAAGTAGAGATAAAAGCGTAA
- the nrfD gene encoding NrfD/PsrC family molybdoenzyme membrane anchor subunit has product MVHETLAATNAVVTLDVALPDIFWGWYVTMNMWAKSIGTGLIFMLFLLMKKNANEMEGLRTSTLIVSFVFMNIFLLFTWLDLHQMWRMWHIFVYPHWTSAITVGAWMATLFVGLEFLMIVVMLLRNNTEAFDKLLFWVTLLAIPVTLYTAGIMAEATARELWQMPTESAQMILAATLSGSAAMILIGGSKLSDETRRFFGAVLGLSALMAFIIYMSEYIFGSMKAEEVAAIIDYVKGHGEYATMFWIGQWTAYILPMLLVALSRVNNSTAMLNLAAILAIAGLWVVKHVWLVIPQLLPLS; this is encoded by the coding sequence ATGGTACATGAAACTTTAGCAGCTACAAACGCTGTAGTAACTTTGGACGTAGCTTTACCGGATATCTTTTGGGGTTGGTATGTTACTATGAATATGTGGGCGAAAAGTATAGGTACTGGTTTGATCTTTATGCTTTTCCTATTAATGAAGAAAAATGCAAATGAGATGGAAGGTTTAAGAACTTCTACACTTATCGTATCGTTCGTATTTATGAATATCTTCTTACTATTCACATGGTTAGACCTTCACCAAATGTGGAGAATGTGGCATATTTTCGTATATCCACACTGGACTTCTGCAATTACAGTTGGTGCATGGATGGCTACACTGTTTGTTGGTTTAGAGTTCCTAATGATCGTTGTTATGCTGTTAAGAAACAACACAGAAGCATTTGACAAATTATTATTCTGGGTAACTTTACTTGCTATCCCTGTTACGCTATATACTGCTGGTATTATGGCAGAAGCTACAGCTCGTGAATTATGGCAAATGCCAACTGAGTCTGCACAAATGATTTTAGCAGCTACACTATCTGGTTCTGCAGCTATGATCTTAATCGGTGGATCTAAATTAAGTGATGAAACAAGAAGATTTTTCGGTGCTGTACTTGGATTAAGTGCATTAATGGCATTTATTATCTATATGTCAGAGTATATCTTCGGTTCAATGAAAGCTGAAGAAGTTGCTGCAATTATTGATTATGTTAAAGGTCACGGTGAATATGCAACTATGTTCTGGATTGGTCAATGGACAGCATATATCTTACCAATGTTACTTGTAGCATTAAGTAGAGTAAATAACTCAACTGCTATGTTAAATTTAGCAGCAATTTTAGCAATCGCTGGGTTATGGGTTGTTAAACACGTTTGGTTAGTAATACCACAATTATTACCGTTAAGTTAA
- a CDS encoding 4Fe-4S dicluster domain-containing protein gives MQLGFLVDLHLCMGCKGCEIACKVENEVPLSTWRLRVKYVDVGTFPETKRTFTPLRCNHCENAPCERICPVSALHYLDNGIVNIDKERCIGCAGCVMACPYGAIYIDPQTQTADKCTYCAHRIASSMMPACVVACPVQANIFGDLDDPTSNISKYIQSHQGDVQVRKPEKGTNPHHYYTGGGNVTLNPLASKREEGHNLFNNITKLPLGGHH, from the coding sequence ATGCAATTAGGTTTCCTAGTTGATTTGCATCTATGTATGGGATGTAAAGGTTGTGAGATCGCATGTAAAGTGGAAAATGAGGTTCCACTTAGTACATGGAGATTACGTGTTAAATATGTAGACGTTGGGACTTTCCCAGAAACTAAAAGAACATTTACACCTCTAAGATGTAACCACTGTGAAAATGCTCCATGCGAGAGAATTTGTCCGGTAAGTGCGTTACACTACTTAGATAATGGAATTGTTAACATTGATAAAGAAAGATGTATCGGTTGTGCAGGTTGTGTAATGGCTTGTCCATATGGAGCGATCTATATCGATCCACAAACACAAACAGCTGATAAGTGTACATATTGTGCTCACCGTATCGCTTCTTCAATGATGCCAGCGTGTGTTGTTGCATGTCCAGTTCAAGCAAATATCTTTGGTGATTTAGATGATCCAACATCAAACATCTCTAAATATATTCAGTCTCACCAAGGTGATGTTCAAGTTCGTAAACCTGAAAAAGGTACTAACCCTCATCATTACTATACTGGTGGTGGAAACGTTACTCTTAACCCACTTGCTTCAAAAAGAGAAGAGGGACATAACTTATTCAATAATATCACTAAACTTCCACTAGGAGGGCATCACTAA
- a CDS encoding molybdopterin molybdotransferase MoeA encodes MPKFTSLSLSQAQEKVIEVITPKTESLFVPTMESEQSILATDIYVKKNLPSFDNSAMDGFAFLHSDKGKKLKIVSTVFAGEAHECKIKEGECCKIMTGAKVPEGIDTIAPIENCSDVTAESVVVPENINLGDNLRKKGEELEAGEILFHKGEIVTAAHIALLASQGITTIEVVAPLNIAIVSTGDELKEPWEQANEDEIYNANAFGIKSLLQQFGFKASYIGSIPDDLEQTIQFLSTLKSYDVVITTGGISMGDADFLYQAYVANGLESIFHGVNVKPGRPTMMGKMGTTLVMAMPGNPLTTMLNVFTLSIPALFKKQGATNCYHTPLYAKSAKELKLRSGRDNMVLGSLENGIFTPTRDNKIGSGMLSPLVESNAIAYFADNVEELHKDQFIKIVLLEDITRAYKINSINF; translated from the coding sequence TTGCCAAAATTTACATCATTATCATTAAGTCAAGCCCAAGAAAAGGTTATAGAGGTAATAACGCCTAAAACCGAATCATTATTTGTTCCAACAATGGAATCTGAACAATCAATCTTGGCTACTGATATATATGTAAAGAAAAACTTACCATCTTTTGATAACTCTGCAATGGACGGATTTGCATTTTTACACTCAGATAAAGGGAAAAAACTCAAAATCGTATCTACTGTTTTTGCAGGAGAGGCACATGAGTGTAAAATAAAAGAGGGTGAATGTTGTAAAATCATGACGGGTGCTAAAGTTCCCGAAGGGATTGATACAATAGCTCCTATTGAAAACTGTAGCGATGTTACAGCTGAGAGCGTAGTTGTTCCTGAAAATATCAATCTAGGTGATAATTTAAGAAAAAAAGGGGAAGAGCTAGAAGCTGGTGAAATTTTATTTCACAAGGGTGAAATTGTAACAGCTGCCCATATAGCTCTTTTAGCCTCTCAAGGGATAACTACCATAGAGGTTGTTGCTCCTTTAAACATCGCCATTGTATCAACAGGTGATGAACTTAAAGAACCTTGGGAACAGGCAAACGAAGATGAGATCTACAATGCGAACGCTTTTGGTATTAAATCTCTTTTACAACAGTTTGGATTTAAAGCCTCTTATATCGGCTCTATTCCAGATGATCTGGAGCAAACAATTCAATTCCTTTCTACATTAAAGTCTTACGATGTTGTTATCACAACAGGCGGTATCAGCATGGGCGATGCAGACTTTTTATACCAAGCATATGTAGCTAACGGTTTAGAATCTATTTTTCATGGTGTAAATGTAAAACCGGGCCGTCCAACTATGATGGGTAAAATGGGAACAACTTTAGTAATGGCTATGCCTGGAAATCCGTTAACAACTATGTTAAATGTATTTACACTTTCAATTCCGGCACTTTTTAAAAAGCAGGGTGCTACTAATTGTTACCATACTCCACTCTATGCAAAAAGTGCTAAAGAGCTAAAACTTAGAAGCGGAAGAGATAACATGGTGTTAGGATCTTTGGAAAACGGTATTTTTACCCCTACAAGAGATAATAAAATAGGCTCAGGAATGTTGTCTCCTTTAGTTGAAAGCAATGCAATCGCATATTTTGCAGATAATGTAGAAGAGTTACACAAAGATCAATTTATCAAAATCGTTTTATTAGAAGATATAACTCGAGCTTATAAGATAAATTCTATAAACTTTTAA
- the hisD gene encoding histidinol dehydrogenase — MMFINSKDGDFEANFQELLGRGKMDIATVSNIVMNIINEIRTDKNKALKEHISKFDKWTPASDEDLQISTESMAKAYENLDKKLKDALHLAYDRIKSYHQKQKPKSWFDDEANGTILGQKVTPVDSAGLYIPGGKAAYPSSLLMNVIPAQVAGVEEIVVCTPTPDNEPNELLLAACHLCGVTKVFKVGGASAIAAMAYGTENIPKVDVITGPGNIFVATAKKMVFGDVNIDMIAGPSEIGILADESANPNHMAIDLLSQAEHDEMASSILITPSQKLADEVKVEIENWLQKLPRQEIARKSIEERGAIIVTSDMDEAIDLMNQIAPEHLEVATMSPFELLPFIKHAGAIFLGHNTPEAIGDYVAGPNHTLPTGGTAKFYSPLGVENFMKKSSIISFSSKAINEIGEECALIANTEGLTAHEQSVRVRLK; from the coding sequence ATGATGTTTATAAATTCAAAAGATGGTGATTTTGAGGCTAATTTCCAAGAGCTTTTAGGGCGTGGAAAAATGGATATTGCGACAGTTAGCAATATAGTAATGAATATAATTAACGAAATTAGAACAGATAAAAATAAAGCTTTAAAAGAACATATTAGCAAATTTGATAAATGGACACCGGCAAGTGATGAAGATTTACAAATTTCTACAGAGTCTATGGCTAAAGCGTATGAAAATTTAGATAAAAAGTTAAAAGATGCTCTTCACTTGGCATATGACAGAATTAAGTCTTATCACCAAAAACAAAAACCAAAATCTTGGTTTGATGATGAAGCAAACGGTACAATACTCGGACAAAAAGTAACACCGGTTGACAGTGCAGGGCTTTATATCCCCGGTGGTAAAGCGGCATACCCGTCATCACTTCTTATGAATGTTATCCCGGCACAAGTTGCGGGTGTAGAAGAGATCGTAGTATGTACACCGACACCTGATAACGAACCAAATGAACTTTTACTTGCAGCTTGTCACTTATGTGGTGTGACAAAAGTGTTTAAAGTTGGAGGTGCTAGTGCAATTGCTGCTATGGCATACGGGACTGAAAATATTCCAAAAGTTGATGTAATTACAGGTCCGGGAAATATCTTTGTAGCAACTGCTAAAAAGATGGTTTTCGGTGATGTAAATATCGATATGATTGCAGGACCGAGTGAGATAGGAATCTTGGCAGATGAGAGTGCAAATCCTAATCACATGGCGATTGACCTTTTATCTCAAGCAGAACACGATGAGATGGCTAGTTCTATTTTAATTACTCCGTCACAGAAACTTGCAGATGAAGTAAAAGTAGAGATTGAAAACTGGTTACAAAAACTTCCTCGTCAAGAGATTGCTAGAAAATCTATTGAAGAGCGTGGAGCGATTATCGTAACATCTGATATGGATGAAGCTATAGATTTAATGAATCAAATAGCACCTGAACACTTAGAGGTAGCTACTATGTCACCGTTTGAACTGTTACCGTTTATTAAACATGCAGGTGCAATCTTCTTAGGACACAACACTCCAGAAGCGATAGGAGATTATGTAGCAGGTCCAAACCATACATTACCTACCGGTGGTACTGCGAAGTTTTATTCACCGCTAGGTGTAGAGAATTTTATGAAAAAATCATCTATAATCTCGTTTAGTTCAAAAGCTATTAACGAGATAGGTGAAGAGTGTGCTTTAATCGCAAATACTGAAGGGTTAACTGCACACGAACAATCTGTAAGAGTTAGATTAAAATAG
- a CDS encoding thioredoxin family protein — protein sequence MKKLLIIMMLLSGSLFANEINWAQDFTSGVETAKKENKPVLFVFSRHSCKYCVILEKTTFSNKQVIDALNKDFVSIIAYSDEGDRFPQELWRPGTPTLWFLDANGQPMYQPLMGAVGEEYFLEALKVVKKTFDTNK from the coding sequence ATGAAAAAGTTATTAATTATAATGATGCTTTTAAGCGGATCTCTTTTTGCAAACGAGATCAACTGGGCACAAGATTTTACAAGCGGTGTAGAAACAGCAAAAAAGGAAAACAAGCCTGTTTTATTTGTTTTTTCAAGACACTCTTGTAAATACTGTGTAATTTTAGAAAAAACAACTTTTTCAAACAAGCAGGTTATTGATGCTTTAAACAAAGATTTTGTCTCTATTATCGCGTATAGTGATGAAGGGGATAGATTTCCTCAAGAGCTGTGGAGACCGGGAACACCGACACTTTGGTTTCTAGATGCAAACGGACAACCGATGTACCAACCTTTAATGGGTGCAGTTGGAGAAGAGTACTTTTTAGAAGCATTAAAAGTTGTAAAAAAAACATTTGATACAAATAAATAA
- a CDS encoding shikimate kinase, translating into MKNIVLIGFMGVGKGSVAREVIKHSDYIAMDTDDLIESMENRKIKTIFEIEGEEYFRKIEKKVAKWLEESVKNTLISTGGGFYKQKNIKKIGTIVLLDSPFDEIIQRIKEHPNAAKKFKKRPLLQDLKKAKELYDLRRPEYLKLADVVVDVTNKPAHECAKELLKKVKKL; encoded by the coding sequence ATGAAAAATATTGTACTTATTGGTTTTATGGGTGTTGGTAAAGGGAGCGTTGCTCGTGAAGTTATCAAACATTCTGATTATATAGCTATGGATACTGATGATCTTATTGAGAGTATGGAAAATAGAAAAATTAAAACTATTTTTGAAATCGAGGGTGAAGAGTATTTTAGAAAAATAGAAAAAAAAGTTGCTAAATGGTTGGAAGAGAGTGTTAAAAACACGCTTATATCTACAGGCGGCGGATTTTATAAACAAAAAAACATCAAAAAAATAGGTACAATTGTTTTATTGGATTCCCCTTTTGATGAAATAATCCAGCGTATAAAAGAGCATCCAAATGCAGCTAAAAAGTTTAAAAAAAGACCTTTACTGCAGGACCTGAAAAAAGCTAAAGAACTGTATGATTTACGTCGTCCCGAGTATTTGAAATTGGCTGACGTGGTAGTAGACGTAACAAATAAACCGGCACACGAGTGTGCAAAAGAGTTATTGAAGAAGGTGAAAAAATTATGA